The DNA region GAGGAATAAGTTGCTTCTCTACAAGTTAGGGAGGCATCGATGCCAAAGAAAATGCGAAACTTGATACCGGAGGCGCACCTCAAAGAAGAACTGATCAAGCGTCATACTTTAGAAACTGGCGAGCAATGTTCATCAGAGCCGGTCCGCCGACAGACCAAAAACCGAACTGGTGAGCGAGCTAAAGCGTCTAGAAATCGCTTTTCACGCTATCGGGTCGAGCTAGCGGCTAGCTTGGCGCCTCATTTCGGGCGTCCCACGACTTGCGGAGGCGCCCAGTCCCTTGCGCACGTTTTATCGTTCATGATGCTCGACCCGACCACGTTTGATAGTCGAATGCTGCCGCAAATGACACCGCCTGCCCTGGGGGGACCATGTTCCACAACTCGCTCCGCCTTCGTCCGTTCTGCTTATGGTGAGGGCTGATGAATGGACGCCACGTGGCATTACGTTCCTGGCCGGGTAGTCGCCATATTGAATAAGGGATGCCCGAAAGGCAGGCCACAGGATGGCGGAACAGGCCGGGACGCAAGGGGTTGCATTGAAACACTAAATCAAGACGCAGTTTTTTGGGGGAGCTGATGGCTCTTGCCGCGCTAGCGCTGAATTGCACCTTGAAGGTGTCCGAAGCTGTGTCTTCGACGGACAAACTGCTACACGAGGTGCTGTCTGAGCTCGGTCAATACGGGATTTCCGGCGAAGTCGTGCGAGTGGTCGATCTCAATATCAAGCCGGGAGTCACCTCCAACGAGGGCTCTGACGATGACTGGCCAGCATTGCGAAAGAAAATTCTGGCCGCTGACATTCTCGTTTTCGGCACTCCGATCTGGCTCGGTCAGCCGTCGAGCGTCGCCAAACGAGTGCTGGAGCGCATGGATGCCTTCCTTGGCGAGACGGACGAGAAGAAGCGCATGCCGCCCTTCGGCAAGGTGGCTGTGGTAGCAATCGTTGGCAACGAGGACGGCGCCCATCACTGTCATGCCGAGATCTTTCAGGCGCTCAACGATGTGGGGTTCACGTTGGCGGCAGGCGCCGGCACCTATTGGGTTGGCCAAGCCATGGGTGCGACCGACTACAAGGATCTCGAAACGCCTTACGACAAGACTGTTCAAACGACACGGATGCTAGCCTCGAACGCCGCGCACCTAGCAAGTCTGCTGAAGTCTAAAGCCTACGCAGGCGTCTAAGCTGCGCCGCAGCCCGCAGAGCGCTGCGTTCTCCGTGCTCTTCCTAGGTGCTGGACGTTTGACCGCGAGGGAAACCCGGAGAGCCGGGGTCCGATTGTAAGGGATGGACTCTCTTGCCTCCCTCAAGCACCTATCACTTATGACAGTTTGTCAACAAAGCCGTGCGGGATAGCTTGCAGGCGAAGGTGACTATTTAGGAGAAGTGCCCAGCCCCGCGAGGTTCCGAGGGTCGGCGTTCCCTTGCACCTCGAGCGAGGCATCGGTGGCCAGGAAGTTCACATTTGTGGTCAAAGCGGGCAGCGGCGGAGCACCATGGTGCCTGCTCGATGAGAGCCACAACGTTCGGATCAAACTTTCACCCCCAATCGATATTCAGCACGCGATGAAGGTAGCTGTCTTTCTGAACGCGAACATTGCGGATATTGAAGTGAAAACCGGGGCGTCCAACGCCTTGAGCAACGGCGAAACGACGACGTTTGGCGGATGCTGGGCGACGGTGTTCAACCGTTGAGGCGTAAATGATCGTGAGTGTTCTGCTTGCCTCGTTTTACGCCTACCGGCTGCATTCTTTGCGCTTTCCAAAGATAAGCTCCCTGAGCCGTGATTCCTCGCATCATGGGTTTTGGATCAATACTTGACGGGACAGATTCGCGAAACGCTCAAGCAGTAGCCACTCCTGGCCACCGTCTTTCGGCAGCGCGGCCCCCCTCGTCGAGAGCGACGGCGCGCCAATCGCCATTTCGCGCTTGCAAAGAGGAAGGCCTCACGTCCTAAGTTCATCTAAGCTTTACTTTGCCTAGTAAGGCGCGTTCGGGGGAGGGACAGGTTCAACGGGTTCGATTTCATAGCCCGCTTCGCCGGTCGATGTCCCGTCGGCGCCACCTTCTTCCCTCTCGGCCGCGTAGATATCCTCGGGTGCCGTCGGCACACGCGCTGCGGGTGTGTCCGTGCCAGGATTCGCTGGTCCGGCATTACTCGGCGCCGGCCGTTGATTGCGCTCATTGTTTGGGTCCAATGGCGACGCGCCGGACGACTGAGCCATGGCCGGGGTGGACGCCGCTAGAAATGCACCAAGAAGGGACACGAGCAATTTTGTCATTGAAAGCTCCTTACAATAACTCCCCACAAATTTGCGCGCACCCCCGCAACCGGCTGGCTATTCGGCTGGCGCGCGCGCCGGTTCGTCACGCGCATCTGCGCAATACTCTCCGTTCCAGTATTTGAACGTGCCGCAATCGTCTGGCCTCAACTCTCTCCAACCATAAACCCGGACATCTGAGTGGTCAGGGGGAACAGCGACGGCGGTGTCATCGGAGTACATCTCAACGGTGCCGCCAGCATTTGGAACATCGCCGTCGACATAAACCTCCTGAGCGAATGCACCGGCGCCAAAAGCGACGGTAGCGCAGATGACGAATAAGCTACGCACAGATTCCTCCATTCGACTTTTCATCTTCGCTTTGTGGATTAAATTGCGCTCCCCGCGAAAGCGTTCCCGCCTATCGGCCGCTGCGTTTGCCTTTCGCAGTCCAGACAGCCTGTGTTTCCGCGGAACATTAGGCAAAGGACGAGTGTTTAATTCTGCGCAACGTGCTCATCACAGCGAATGCTTGGAGCCAAAAAAAAATGAAGAGAATAGTGTGGGCTACTGTGGCAATTCTGGCGATCTGCTCCCCCGCGATCGCTGAAGAATATTATATCGTTCGTGAAGGCGACGATAAGGAGTGCAAGATTGTTGAGACTAGGCCTACCGAGGAAACAGTCGTGGTGATCGGCGATCGAGCCTATGTGACTCGCGAAGAGGCCGAGAAAGAGCTTGCCGTTGTTTGTGAAGATGACTGAGGTCGTTGGGGGCGCCGACAGCGGCGCCCCCCATCCGCTAGAGTGTCGCTGACGACAGCGCGTTCAGGTGACGAGCCGAGTTCAAAAGGGGCTGCCGCGTGGATCTAACGCCCGAACCATTCTGACGATCGGACCCATCCCGACCGCGGCGGCTATCAAATGGCTTTTCCTCAATGTACTGAGCCGCCTAGGCAGGATAAAACTGTGGGGCGCCAGCGCGCCCCACAGCCTCCGGCCTACGCGACGATTAGGATGTCGACGATCGCCAACGTATCGGGATCCACGATCACCACCTTGTCTTCGAAGATGAAGTACTTGTAGCGGCGGTACTCCGGCACGATGACGATGACCTCTTGCGGCACGGTATAGAGCGTCACGCTACGTGGAACAGAGACGCCGATGTTGAGGTCGATGCTGATATCTTTGACGACGGCTTCGGACTTGTGAGACCGGAACGCGGACTGGACCTTGGTCCGCTTTTCGCCCGACAGCTGGGTTACGCTGCCTTTCGGGCTATCAGTACCGGCAGTGCCTTCGGACGCGCCCGATGTTGCGCTGCCTTCGGGTTTCCGGTCCTCTGCTGACTCTTTCGAACGTTCCTTTCGATCATCTGCTGACTTGGAGCCGTCGCGGCCTGCCTCTCCGCTTGACTCGCCCGTCGTGGCTGCATCGTCTCGACCTTTTTGCGCGTCGGCAGAACCGCCGGATCGCGCGCCGTCCATGCGCTCCATTCCTTCGGAGCGGTCTCGTCCTCGCAGGCCTTTTTCAGATGCCGGGCCACGCTCGAGTGCGGGCCCCTTGTCCGATTCCATACCCGGCGGCGCCGTCGCACCAGGTGACGGCA from Hyphomicrobium sp. CS1GBMeth3 includes:
- a CDS encoding flavodoxin family protein, whose translation is MALAALALNCTLKVSEAVSSTDKLLHEVLSELGQYGISGEVVRVVDLNIKPGVTSNEGSDDDWPALRKKILAADILVFGTPIWLGQPSSVAKRVLERMDAFLGETDEKKRMPPFGKVAVVAIVGNEDGAHHCHAEIFQALNDVGFTLAAGAGTYWVGQAMGATDYKDLETPYDKTVQTTRMLASNAAHLASLLKSKAYAGV
- a CDS encoding DUF1236 domain-containing protein, with product MDGARSGGSADAQKGRDDAATTGESSGEAGRDGSKSADDRKERSKESAEDRKPEGSATSGASEGTAGTDSPKGSVTQLSGEKRTKVQSAFRSHKSEAVVKDISIDLNIGVSVPRSVTLYTVPQEVIVIVPEYRRYKYFIFEDKVVIVDPDTLAIVDILIVA